A region of the bacterium HR11 genome:
TGAGCCCTCGGTGGCCTCTTCGATGACCGGGGCCCCGGCGGTCGGGCCTCAGACCCGGGACGAGAAGGGCCATGGATATCGTCCACCCCCGTATCGAATCGTACCTGCGGTCGCTGGCCGAGGACGGCGAGCCCGTCCTTTGGGAGATGGAGCGGCGGGCTTCCGAGCTCCAGTTTCCCGTCGTCGGCCTCCTGGTCGGACGCATGCTCTATCAGCTGGCGTCCCTGATCGGGGCCCGGCGGGTCTTTGAGCTGGGGTCCGGCTTCGGATACTCGGCCTTCTTCTTCGCCCAGGCCGTCGGCCCCGGCGGCCGGGTCGTCTGCACGGACCGCTCGGAGCGGAACCGTCAGCAGGCGGAAGTCTTCCTGAAGCGGGCCGGCCTGTGGGACCGTATCGAGTTTCACGTCGGCCACGCCCTGACCGTCCTCCAGCAGGTCGGCGGGACCTGGGACGTCATCTTCAACGACATCGATAAGGAAGACTACCCGGCGACCATCGAGCTGGCGTATCGACACCTGCGGCCCGGCGGCCTGTTCATCACCGACAACGTCCTGTGGGGCGGTCGGGTCCTGGACGACTCGGGCGACGACTCGCCGGCGACCCG
Encoded here:
- a CDS encoding Putative O-methyltransferase, encoding MDIVHPRIESYLRSLAEDGEPVLWEMERRASELQFPVVGLLVGRMLYQLASLIGARRVFELGSGFGYSAFFFAQAVGPGGRVVCTDRSERNRQQAEVFLKRAGLWDRIEFHVGHALTVLQQVGGTWDVIFNDIDKEDYPATIELAYRHLRPGGLFITDNVLWGGRVLDDSGDDSPATRAIREFNRQLFAHPGFYTVVYPVRDGVAVAVRRPG